A section of the Candidatus Omnitrophota bacterium genome encodes:
- a CDS encoding B12-binding domain-containing radical SAM protein produces the protein MPLILLINPKFRKDLQPCPQNIAAREPLSILALGSYIKKIDLEVKLIDVVLYKEEHISGLISNIITNEPKPILIGFSVMTAQVSHALHLSDLVRSIDKSIPIVWGGVHPTLFPKETSLDGSVDIVVHGRGEAPLFTICEQLMTKGRIAGDIPGTCVKGKFNAPEKNIEMIDYPYLDYELLDLKRYLGPFPHFLSDKPNRALNIISARGCPWRCAFCINKATDNQWTPLGHERYLDELSINIKRYNLDAYRVIDEDFFFSKGRASEIITGLKKREITKEWGTNIKASYFRDDYISLDFAKNLKSTGCKFFNIGAESGNQRILDLITKDITVEQIIHSAEVCSQADIIPIYSWMIGIPTQSKKEIFDTIEIMIQISRICPPAIHYSFSIFRPYPGSGLYDLCIKNGLRVPRALRDWAGMITDENIEHGNVHTGYYKIENLPWIKEEKFIEFLAKYAHIIPGILSKSIKVKIKASLVYIVVTKWDALLAKIIVILIELRAQVIKIIRRPFSI, from the coding sequence ATGCCTCTGATATTACTTATAAATCCTAAATTTCGCAAAGACCTTCAACCATGTCCTCAAAATATTGCCGCACGCGAACCTTTATCAATTTTAGCATTAGGCAGTTATATAAAGAAAATTGATTTAGAGGTTAAGCTTATTGATGTAGTTTTATATAAAGAAGAACATATATCGGGATTAATTTCTAATATAATAACAAACGAACCAAAGCCTATCTTGATCGGTTTCTCCGTAATGACTGCTCAGGTCTCTCATGCGTTACATCTATCTGATCTTGTCAGAAGTATTGATAAATCTATACCTATTGTCTGGGGTGGCGTGCATCCCACGCTCTTTCCTAAAGAGACATCGTTAGATGGCTCAGTGGATATTGTTGTGCATGGCAGGGGAGAGGCACCTTTATTTACAATATGCGAGCAATTGATGACAAAGGGCAGGATAGCTGGAGACATCCCGGGCACCTGTGTTAAAGGAAAATTCAACGCCCCCGAAAAAAATATTGAAATGATAGATTACCCTTATCTTGATTATGAATTACTTGACTTGAAACGTTATCTTGGGCCGTTTCCTCATTTTCTTTCTGATAAACCCAATAGAGCTCTAAATATTATCTCTGCGCGTGGTTGTCCTTGGCGGTGTGCATTCTGTATTAATAAAGCCACTGACAATCAATGGACACCCTTAGGTCATGAAAGATATCTTGATGAGCTGTCAATTAACATCAAGAGGTATAATCTGGATGCGTATCGTGTTATAGATGAAGACTTCTTTTTCAGCAAAGGAAGAGCTTCTGAAATTATAACCGGATTAAAAAAAAGAGAAATTACTAAAGAATGGGGTACTAATATAAAAGCAAGTTATTTCAGAGATGATTATATTTCTTTAGATTTTGCTAAAAACTTGAAATCCACTGGTTGCAAATTCTTTAATATTGGAGCCGAATCAGGAAACCAAAGAATCCTGGATCTGATAACAAAAGATATAACGGTTGAACAAATTATTCATTCGGCAGAAGTTTGCAGCCAAGCAGATATTATTCCTATTTATTCATGGATGATAGGCATCCCTACTCAATCCAAAAAAGAAATATTTGACACAATTGAAATAATGATACAGATTTCTCGCATATGCCCCCCAGCCATTCATTACTCTTTTAGTATTTTTAGACCCTATCCTGGCAGCGGTTTATATGATTTATGTATCAAGAATGGCCTTAGAGTGCCGCGGGCTTTAAGAGATTGGGCTGGGATGATAACAGATGAAAATATAGAACACGGCAATGTCCACACCGGATATTACAAAATTGAAAACCTACCCTGGATTAAAGAGGAAAAATTTATTGAATTCCTCGCTAAATATGCTCATATTATTCCGGGTATACTAAGCAAATCCATAAAAGTAAAAATTAAAGCCAGTCTGGTATATATTGTTGTTACAAAATGGGATGCTTTATTGGCTAAGATTATTGTTATTTTGATAGAACTCAGAGCGCAGGTTATTAAAATAATTAGAAGGCCCTTCTCAATATAA
- a CDS encoding ATP-binding protein encodes MRNRYLISTIDEICFPMHKMAFVSGPRQCGKTTLAKIMLKKRGKGIYNNWDDVEFRRIWTKNPSSIIPKKSKHAPIVIFDEIHKAKLWKRTLKGIYDTLEQPLDIIVTGSARLNVYKKGSDSLLGRYYHFRLHPFSLAEIEKNPVINPDNFLDQVFSKSLNSKKTTQKNLDALMRFGGFPEPFLAQNERHARLWQKGRVEKVIREDLRDLSRIPELSQIEMLTSLIPEKVGSFLSRATLRETLEVSFDTIRRWLTYLKELYYIFELKPYQKSISRTLKKEGKLYLWDYSEVKDISARFENMVASHLLKFCHFWTDNGTGNYELFSLRSKDKAEIDFLICKDNKPWLPIEAKLNDANLSGNWKKFINQIPCNKGIQIVHKANYRKLHKYGEKQILVASASDILSYFV; translated from the coding sequence ATGAGAAATAGATATTTAATCTCGACAATAGACGAAATCTGTTTTCCAATGCACAAAATGGCTTTTGTTTCTGGGCCGCGCCAATGTGGGAAGACAACATTGGCAAAAATAATGCTCAAGAAGCGTGGAAAGGGCATCTACAACAATTGGGATGATGTAGAGTTTAGAAGAATATGGACAAAGAATCCTTCAAGCATAATACCCAAAAAGAGTAAGCATGCTCCTATTGTCATTTTTGACGAGATTCATAAAGCAAAGTTGTGGAAAAGAACCCTGAAGGGGATTTATGATACCTTAGAACAACCATTAGATATAATCGTTACGGGTAGTGCACGACTGAATGTTTATAAGAAAGGAAGTGATAGTCTTTTAGGGAGATATTATCATTTTCGTTTGCATCCTTTTTCGCTTGCAGAAATTGAAAAGAATCCTGTTATTAATCCGGATAATTTTCTCGACCAGGTGTTTTCAAAATCATTAAATTCAAAAAAGACAACCCAGAAAAATTTAGATGCTTTGATGCGGTTTGGAGGATTTCCGGAGCCATTCTTGGCACAAAATGAACGTCATGCCAGACTGTGGCAAAAAGGAAGAGTTGAGAAAGTTATAAGAGAAGATTTGAGAGATTTAAGCAGGATTCCAGAATTAAGTCAGATTGAAATGCTTACATCTTTAATACCGGAGAAAGTGGGTTCTTTTTTAAGTAGGGCTACATTGCGAGAAACTCTTGAAGTTAGTTTCGATACTATTCGAAGGTGGTTGACTTATCTTAAAGAGCTGTATTATATATTTGAGCTAAAACCCTATCAAAAATCCATATCCAGAACATTAAAAAAAGAAGGAAAACTTTATCTGTGGGACTATAGTGAGGTTAAGGATATATCTGCAAGATTTGAGAACATGGTAGCGAGTCACTTGCTAAAGTTTTGTCATTTCTGGACAGATAATGGGACCGGTAATTATGAATTATTTAGTCTTCGTAGCAAAGATAAGGCAGAAATAGATTTTCTAATATGCAAGGATAATAAGCCCTGGCTGCCCATTGAGGCAAAGCTGAATGATGCGAATCTCTCTGGTAATTGGAAAAAGTTTATTAATCAGATACCTTGCAATAAAGGGATTCAAATAGTCCATAAGGCAAATTACAGGAAACTTCATAAGTATGGGGAAAAGCAAATTTTGGTTGCCAGCGCTTCTGATATACTATCCTATTTTGTGTAG
- a CDS encoding glycosyltransferase family 9 protein, translated as MYRVKNILIVRTDRMGDVILTIPAIRALDQTFPLARISLWVDQSTKDLVEGLPFIDEVIIEDRAGGWWSYFRHVAALRRKKFDLAIIYHTKKRNNMACFLAGIPHRLGYKNNKFGFLLTQPIVDDRHLGTKHEAEYCLDLLKAIGVKGGDLELQLALHEDAEVWAERFFIDHKLVGSPVIAFHPSASCPTRFWPIDFYADLASRIIRQYKASIIIVGGKTAQPAAGKIMAHAGCRVIDLTGQTSLSQLTSILKRCRMLISNDSGPVHMGAAVGIPVISLFLRSQPGINPQRWRPLGQNSILLQNKKGEEILLDPTCKVVSGRFDSISTEEVFSKVEEVFLKC; from the coding sequence ATGTACCGTGTTAAGAATATTCTTATAGTTCGTACCGATCGTATGGGTGATGTGATTCTAACCATACCTGCTATCCGCGCGTTAGATCAGACATTTCCTTTAGCAAGGATTTCGTTGTGGGTAGATCAATCGACAAAGGATCTTGTAGAGGGCTTGCCTTTCATTGACGAGGTAATTATTGAAGATAGGGCTGGTGGCTGGTGGAGTTATTTTCGGCACGTCGCTGCCTTAAGAAGGAAGAAATTTGATCTCGCTATTATCTATCACACAAAAAAACGTAATAATATGGCATGTTTCTTGGCCGGCATTCCCCATAGACTTGGATATAAGAATAATAAATTTGGTTTTCTTTTAACCCAGCCCATTGTTGATGATCGTCATTTAGGAACGAAGCACGAAGCTGAATATTGTCTGGATCTATTGAAAGCTATTGGCGTAAAAGGTGGGGACTTAGAGCTTCAATTGGCTCTGCATGAAGACGCTGAGGTCTGGGCAGAACGGTTTTTTATAGATCATAAACTTGTTGGTAGCCCTGTTATTGCCTTTCATCCTAGCGCAAGTTGTCCTACCAGGTTTTGGCCGATAGATTTTTACGCGGATTTGGCATCCCGGATTATTAGACAATATAAGGCGTCGATCATTATTGTTGGCGGAAAAACTGCGCAACCAGCAGCCGGTAAGATAATGGCACATGCTGGGTGCAGGGTGATTGATCTGACAGGGCAGACTTCGCTCTCACAGCTTACGAGTATTTTAAAGAGGTGTCGGATGCTTATTTCGAATGATTCTGGACCTGTTCATATGGGAGCAGCAGTGGGAATTCCTGTTATTTCTCTTTTTTTACGTTCGCAGCCAGGGATTAATCCTCAGCGCTGGCGCCCATTGGGTCAAAACAGCATACTTCTTCAGAACAAAAAAGGGGAAGAAATCCTTCTTGATCCCACCTGTAAAGTTGTAAGTGGTAGGTTTGATTCAATTAGCACCGAAGAAGTCTTCTCAAAAGTTGAAGAAGTCTTCTTAAAATGTTAG